A section of the Candidatus Nitrosotenuis cloacae genome encodes:
- a CDS encoding tRNA(Ile)(2)-agmatinylcytidine synthase gives MPEQFFHLVEDTVLNIGFDDTDSPKGMCTTYLAYKIVDSLKKEKVEFIDYPKLIRFNPNIPWKTRGNGAVSLKIRTSSPEKIKKKVIRFVTKFSDLKNGANPGVVFFESKAVPDQFTKFSRDALWQLVSRSRAKKFLAENNVDSFHIGNGQGLIGAIGAIGYKFDDHTYELLSYRKRSKFGTKRNIVASSVKQMQESLPKTFNSYDTKKQKVLLAPRGPDPVFFGVRGENVDSVLSASKMIKSDEKPVGHMVFKSNQGTGDHLLNQLDVLSLKPYSSGVITGTVLDEPEMKLGGYVMFSILKQGVKVNCAVYKPTGITQNALNLIKGDVIRVGGGLRKASKNHTRTLNVEFFQVLKLQERKVPANPLCTRCNKRMKSKGRSQGFECVKCGRKKTKKVTMTIPRNLQKRLYIPQSSAHRHLTRPQQRIGITNKESKFDKKIPWFSVY, from the coding sequence ATGCCTGAGCAGTTTTTTCATCTTGTGGAAGACACCGTTCTGAACATAGGCTTTGACGACACCGACTCCCCAAAGGGCATGTGCACCACGTACCTTGCATACAAGATAGTGGACTCGCTAAAAAAGGAAAAAGTGGAGTTTATCGACTATCCAAAACTGATCAGGTTCAACCCGAATATACCGTGGAAGACGCGCGGAAACGGCGCAGTCTCGCTGAAAATTCGAACCAGTTCCCCTGAAAAAATAAAAAAGAAGGTAATCCGATTCGTGACAAAGTTTTCGGATCTCAAAAACGGGGCAAATCCTGGCGTGGTATTCTTTGAAAGCAAGGCGGTGCCTGATCAGTTTACCAAATTCAGCAGGGATGCGCTCTGGCAGTTGGTGAGCAGAAGCAGGGCAAAAAAATTCCTCGCAGAAAACAATGTCGACTCGTTTCACATCGGCAACGGACAGGGACTGATAGGGGCAATCGGGGCTATAGGGTACAAGTTTGATGATCACACGTACGAGCTATTAAGCTACAGGAAAAGATCAAAGTTTGGCACAAAAAGAAACATAGTGGCATCCAGCGTCAAGCAGATGCAGGAAAGCCTCCCAAAAACATTCAACAGTTATGACACAAAAAAACAAAAAGTGCTGCTGGCACCGCGCGGACCGGATCCAGTATTCTTTGGAGTCCGGGGCGAGAACGTTGACTCTGTATTGAGTGCGTCAAAGATGATCAAATCCGATGAAAAACCAGTAGGTCATATGGTATTCAAGTCAAACCAGGGTACAGGAGACCACCTCCTAAACCAGCTTGACGTGCTGTCGCTCAAGCCGTATTCTTCTGGAGTAATTACTGGAACGGTTCTAGACGAGCCGGAAATGAAACTAGGAGGATATGTGATGTTTTCCATACTAAAGCAAGGAGTCAAGGTAAACTGTGCAGTCTACAAGCCGACCGGAATCACACAGAATGCGTTGAACCTAATCAAAGGCGATGTGATACGCGTGGGGGGAGGACTCAGAAAGGCGTCAAAGAACCACACGCGTACTTTGAATGTGGAGTTTTTCCAAGTTCTAAAACTCCAAGAAAGAAAGGTTCCAGCAAACCCGCTGTGCACAAGGTGCAACAAGAGGATGAAGTCAAAAGGGAGGTCTCAGGGCTTTGAGTGCGTCAAATGCGGAAGGAAAAAAACAAAAAAAGTAACCATGACCATTCCAAGAAACCTGCAAAAACGGCTTTACATTCCCCAGTCATCGGCACACCGGCACCTCACAAGGCCACAACAGAGAATAGGTATAACAAACAAGGAATCAAAATTCGACAAAAAGATTCCATGGTTTAGTGTTTATTGA
- the pheA gene encoding prephenate dehydratase: protein MYKVSFQGERGAYSEDAAITFFKEGIDTVPHATFSEVVEAVESGSADYCVLPVENSLEGSVGESYDLLLSTKLTIVGEIYYRVRHCLIGFDILENIDTVYSHPQALGQCRRFIKEHKLKTIPSYDTAGSVKMIKELGKKNVSCIASKRASEIYNVPTVSEGIEDNTNNYTRFLVLARDEVAGDKDRTSIIFSVKHEAGALFNILKEFDNYKINLTKIESRPNRSTPWEYNFYVDFDGRYDEPRIKDLLEKITKRSLFLKVLGSYKKAKIA, encoded by the coding sequence ATGTACAAGGTATCGTTCCAGGGCGAACGAGGGGCATACAGCGAGGATGCAGCAATCACATTTTTCAAAGAAGGAATAGACACCGTCCCACACGCCACGTTCTCAGAGGTAGTCGAGGCGGTGGAAAGCGGAAGTGCCGATTATTGCGTTCTGCCGGTGGAGAACTCCTTGGAGGGAAGCGTCGGGGAAAGTTACGATCTGCTGCTGTCAACCAAACTGACAATAGTGGGCGAGATATACTACAGGGTAAGACACTGTCTTATCGGGTTTGACATTCTTGAAAACATAGACACCGTCTATTCTCATCCACAGGCATTGGGGCAGTGCAGGAGATTCATCAAAGAGCACAAGCTAAAGACCATCCCGTCATACGACACTGCCGGCAGCGTCAAGATGATAAAGGAATTGGGCAAAAAAAACGTCAGCTGCATAGCAAGCAAGAGAGCGTCGGAAATATACAACGTCCCAACAGTGTCGGAGGGAATTGAGGACAATACAAACAACTATACCAGATTCCTAGTGCTTGCACGAGACGAGGTTGCAGGCGACAAAGACAGAACGTCGATAATATTTTCGGTAAAGCACGAGGCTGGCGCGCTGTTCAACATACTAAAGGAGTTTGACAATTACAAGATAAACCTCACAAAGATAGAGTCAAGGCCCAACAGGAGCACTCCGTGGGAGTACAACTTTTACGTCGACTTTGACGGCAGATACGACGAGCCGAGAATAAAGGACCTGCTGGAAAAGATCACCAAGAGATCCCTGTTCCTCAAGGTGCTCGGCTCTTACAAAAAGGCAAAGATTGCCTAG
- the folP gene encoding dihydropteroate synthase yields MNKLGSVHVGRGNPVRIMAILNASPESFYKKSVKKGAKIAETVQNMAERGADFVDVGGMSTAPYLSDMVSEKEEAARVIHAIRQIQRASNLPISVDTCRASVAKVALENGAEIINDISGLKYDKKMAHVVEKYAPSLVLCAYGIKPVGGNLILQTKLLLKQSLVLAKSAKIKKENIVLDPAIGFFRKDGKNPFHTKISSDWLARDLDVLENIRSLKMRQPILISASNKSFIGRIIEDPDPQNRIYGSVTSEAIAVLNGADIIRTHNVAETRSAILLAQKLSKRWEKAYNAF; encoded by the coding sequence ATGAACAAACTGGGTTCAGTGCATGTGGGCAGAGGCAACCCCGTGAGGATAATGGCAATACTGAACGCTAGCCCTGAGTCGTTTTACAAAAAATCCGTCAAAAAGGGTGCAAAAATAGCAGAAACCGTGCAAAATATGGCAGAGCGAGGGGCGGACTTTGTGGATGTGGGAGGGATGTCGACTGCACCATACCTCTCAGATATGGTATCTGAAAAAGAGGAAGCTGCACGAGTGATCCACGCAATCAGGCAGATTCAGAGAGCATCAAACCTGCCAATATCGGTTGACACGTGTAGGGCAAGCGTTGCAAAAGTCGCTCTGGAAAACGGAGCGGAGATAATCAATGACATATCTGGTCTGAAATACGACAAAAAGATGGCACACGTTGTGGAAAAATATGCCCCATCTCTTGTCCTGTGCGCATACGGAATAAAGCCGGTCGGCGGCAACCTGATACTGCAGACAAAACTACTACTCAAGCAAAGCCTTGTCCTTGCAAAATCTGCCAAAATAAAAAAAGAAAACATCGTGCTAGACCCAGCAATCGGATTCTTCAGAAAGGATGGCAAGAACCCATTTCACACGAAGATAAGTTCCGACTGGCTTGCGCGTGATCTTGATGTTCTGGAAAACATCCGATCGCTGAAAATGCGGCAACCCATCCTGATCTCTGCATCAAACAAGTCATTCATCGGAAGAATAATCGAAGACCCGGATCCGCAAAATCGGATTTACGGCTCTGTCACATCCGAGGCAATCGCGGTGCTCAACGGTGCGGATATAATTCGAACCCACAATGTGGCGGAAACTAGAAGCGCAATCTTGCTTGCTCAAAAATTATCCAAACGTTGGGAAAAGGCTTATAACGCATTCTAA
- a CDS encoding 6-hydroxymethylpterin diphosphokinase MptE-like protein — MSVTGWNVKYNEILEEFGYSRIKDHKSAVLLDSMLKKYPLDNLRKMICKRPVFVIGAGPSLSSALPVLKKYKKITKICADTAVTPLIQNGISPQVVVTDLDGDLETLRRIGRTDSIMVVHAHGDNYDRLELARGFRNCIGTTQTRKTGKVHNFGGFTDGDRCVFLADYFGASEIFLFGMDFGAKIGRYSDTKRLDRATKLKKLKYGRTLLEWLAPQAKANLFTLSKPIRGFKKITYQELKRTIHN, encoded by the coding sequence TTGAGCGTCACAGGATGGAATGTAAAGTATAACGAGATACTAGAAGAGTTTGGCTATAGCAGGATAAAGGATCACAAATCCGCAGTACTGCTGGACTCCATGCTGAAAAAATACCCGCTTGACAACCTAAGAAAGATGATTTGCAAAAGGCCGGTTTTTGTAATTGGTGCAGGCCCGTCACTTTCAAGCGCCTTGCCGGTTTTGAAAAAATACAAAAAGATAACCAAGATCTGTGCAGACACCGCAGTCACGCCGCTAATTCAGAATGGAATAAGTCCACAGGTGGTGGTGACTGATCTTGACGGGGACTTGGAGACTCTACGACGAATCGGAAGGACTGATTCCATAATGGTAGTACATGCGCACGGGGACAATTACGACAGGCTTGAACTTGCGAGAGGTTTTAGGAATTGCATAGGCACCACACAGACAAGGAAGACAGGCAAGGTGCACAATTTTGGCGGGTTTACTGACGGGGACAGGTGTGTGTTTTTGGCAGATTACTTTGGAGCAAGCGAGATCTTTTTGTTCGGAATGGATTTTGGAGCCAAGATCGGTAGATACTCCGATACCAAGAGATTGGACAGGGCTACAAAGCTAAAGAAGCTAAAGTATGGACGAACGTTGTTAGAGTGGCTTGCGCCACAGGCAAAGGCGAATCTCTTTACCCTGTCAAAACCAATCAGAGGTTTCAAAAAGATTACCTACCAGGAGCTAAAACGTACCATACACAACTAG
- the guaB gene encoding IMP dehydrogenase has product MEIREGLTFDDVLLVPKYSNITTRSQTDLKTKLSKNISLNIPLISANMDTVTEAAMATAMAREGGIGIIHRFLTVQEEVEEVLKVKRSASVIIENPYVISPDQTVKDAINYMHEKGVSGLLVVKDSKLVGILTGRDVEFESTSSKLVRDVMTKDVITAKTGISLADAKETLKQHRIEKLPLIDDNGAVRGLITTKDITHNENYPNASKDKKGRPLVGAAVGVKGDFMERTEALLEADADVIVVDIAHGHSENAISTIRNIKKAFPNCELIAGNVATARGAEDLIKAGVDAVKVGVGSGSICITRVITGSGVPQLTAVYDCAEVGKKYDVPIISDGGTRTSGDVTKALAAGASTVMIGSLFGGTDESPGSYVMKNGKRYKIYRGMASFYAALGRKSKETGTVAINDDLNDYVAEGVEAMVPYKGTVTDMIKQLAGGVRSGLSYCGAHTILQMQQNAEFIKMSRAGFAESQPHDVDLM; this is encoded by the coding sequence TTGGAAATAAGAGAAGGATTAACGTTTGATGATGTTCTTCTTGTACCAAAATACTCTAACATTACCACGAGATCGCAAACGGATCTGAAAACTAAACTATCAAAAAACATCTCGCTAAACATTCCGCTAATATCTGCAAACATGGACACGGTCACGGAGGCGGCCATGGCAACCGCAATGGCAAGGGAGGGCGGAATCGGAATCATACACAGGTTCCTCACCGTGCAGGAAGAGGTGGAGGAGGTTCTCAAGGTAAAGCGTTCAGCAAGCGTGATAATCGAAAATCCGTACGTAATCTCGCCTGATCAGACCGTAAAGGATGCAATCAACTACATGCACGAAAAGGGGGTATCCGGATTACTTGTTGTAAAAGACTCCAAACTGGTGGGAATACTGACTGGCAGAGATGTTGAATTTGAGTCCACATCAAGCAAGCTTGTGCGTGACGTGATGACAAAGGACGTCATTACGGCAAAAACCGGCATCTCGCTTGCGGATGCAAAAGAGACGCTAAAACAGCACCGAATAGAAAAACTCCCGCTAATCGACGATAACGGTGCAGTCCGCGGGCTAATCACTACCAAGGACATAACGCACAATGAAAACTATCCAAACGCATCAAAGGACAAAAAGGGGCGACCACTCGTGGGTGCCGCAGTCGGCGTCAAGGGCGACTTTATGGAGAGAACCGAGGCACTGCTTGAGGCGGACGCAGACGTCATAGTTGTGGACATAGCTCACGGCCACAGCGAAAACGCCATTAGTACCATTCGAAATATCAAAAAGGCATTCCCAAACTGCGAGTTAATTGCAGGAAACGTTGCAACCGCAAGGGGCGCAGAGGATCTGATCAAAGCAGGAGTGGACGCAGTAAAGGTGGGAGTCGGTTCTGGCTCAATATGCATAACACGAGTGATCACGGGATCCGGCGTTCCGCAGCTGACCGCAGTATATGACTGCGCCGAGGTCGGAAAAAAATACGACGTTCCGATAATCTCCGACGGGGGAACTAGGACATCCGGAGACGTGACAAAGGCGCTTGCAGCAGGTGCATCCACTGTCATGATTGGAAGCCTGTTTGGCGGAACAGACGAGAGCCCCGGCTCGTATGTGATGAAAAACGGCAAGAGATACAAGATATACCGTGGAATGGCCTCGTTTTATGCAGCGCTTGGAAGAAAGTCAAAGGAGACTGGCACCGTGGCAATAAATGATGATCTAAACGACTATGTTGCAGAAGGTGTAGAGGCAATGGTTCCGTACAAGGGAACCGTAACTGACATGATAAAGCAGCTTGCAGGAGGCGTACGCTCAGGTCTAAGCTATTGCGGCGCCCACACAATACTGCAGATGCAGCAAAATGCCGAGTTTATCAAAATGTCCCGTGCCGGGTTTGCGGAGAGCCAGCCCCACGACGTAGACCTGATGTAG
- the dph2 gene encoding diphthamide biosynthesis enzyme Dph2, whose product MIIIDEETIFRTIQERKPVSVALNGPEGILPKVQETAVNIMSRFGIPAYVIADTTWGSCDINSNSAKILSAEILFNIGHTISMQSFGDNVIMIDAFDDISFESVTKKCTDILRGKTVSLVTDSQHLNQIESVKNILEGNGVTVKIGKGMGQLNDGQVFGCEFYPALEVRDQVDANVFMGQSNFHAAGLALSTNLPTFILDPYFNEVRDVTEFAQKLQRMATLAIYKAAEAQTFGVIVGLKEGQISKTVALKFKRELEKEGKSVQLFALTDITNDRLRNLKGIDAFIQVACPRISTDNQFDKPVLSTPQANALLKILRKESIDGYLQIPHWL is encoded by the coding sequence ATGATAATAATCGACGAGGAGACAATCTTTAGGACAATTCAGGAACGCAAGCCAGTCTCGGTGGCACTCAACGGACCAGAGGGAATCCTTCCAAAGGTACAGGAAACGGCAGTAAACATAATGAGCCGTTTTGGAATTCCAGCATACGTAATAGCAGACACGACGTGGGGCTCCTGCGACATCAACTCAAACAGCGCCAAGATACTTTCCGCAGAGATTCTGTTCAACATAGGACACACAATAAGCATGCAGAGTTTTGGCGACAATGTGATAATGATAGACGCATTTGATGACATCTCCTTTGAATCCGTCACAAAAAAGTGCACAGACATTCTGAGAGGCAAGACCGTTTCATTGGTGACTGACAGCCAGCACCTCAACCAGATAGAGTCGGTCAAGAACATCCTCGAGGGTAACGGAGTGACAGTAAAGATAGGAAAGGGCATGGGACAGCTAAACGACGGACAGGTGTTTGGATGCGAGTTTTACCCCGCACTTGAGGTCAGGGATCAGGTGGACGCAAATGTCTTCATGGGGCAAAGCAACTTTCATGCAGCAGGACTTGCGCTATCTACAAACCTTCCCACATTCATCTTAGACCCGTACTTTAACGAGGTGCGCGACGTGACGGAGTTTGCCCAAAAGCTGCAGCGAATGGCAACACTTGCAATCTACAAGGCGGCAGAGGCTCAGACATTTGGAGTCATAGTGGGACTAAAGGAGGGACAGATCTCAAAGACGGTGGCGCTAAAGTTCAAGCGCGAGCTTGAAAAGGAGGGAAAGTCGGTTCAGCTTTTCGCCCTGACTGACATAACAAATGACAGACTGCGAAACCTGAAGGGGATTGACGCATTCATCCAGGTTGCATGTCCCAGAATCTCCACCGACAATCAGTTTGACAAGCCGGTCCTGTCCACACCGCAGGCAAACGCACTGCTCAAGATTCTCAGAAAGGAAAGCATTGATGGATATCTGCAGATACCGCACTGGCTATGA
- a CDS encoding exosome complex RNA-binding protein Csl4 — translation MEDFVLPGDKLGIVEEISAGSNTFDDGDTIRSSTAGIVNIDKKSKLAEVQTGKQLSIPKKGDIVIGTVAAVLSSMIAVSIQYINGKPNALGIECICQNPDRRRILARVNDIIILKIETHLNGTIHATIDEPELGVLFTKCNICAGSVVPLREGVKCPNCGYMEERKISTNYEKDDFIKIRE, via the coding sequence ATGGAAGATTTTGTGTTGCCAGGCGACAAACTCGGAATCGTCGAGGAGATCAGCGCAGGCAGCAATACGTTTGATGACGGGGACACGATAAGGTCATCCACGGCAGGCATTGTGAATATAGATAAAAAAAGCAAGTTGGCAGAGGTACAGACGGGAAAGCAGTTGTCCATCCCAAAGAAGGGCGATATCGTGATAGGCACGGTTGCAGCAGTTCTTTCCTCGATGATCGCAGTCTCTATACAGTACATCAACGGAAAGCCAAACGCACTTGGAATAGAGTGCATCTGCCAGAACCCGGACAGAAGGCGCATACTTGCCAGGGTAAATGACATCATCATACTAAAGATAGAGACCCACCTCAACGGTACAATACACGCCACAATAGACGAGCCGGAGCTGGGGGTCTTGTTTACAAAATGCAACATCTGTGCTGGAAGCGTAGTTCCGCTAAGAGAGGGAGTAAAGTGCCCCAACTGCGGCTATATGGAAGAAAGAAAGATTTCAACTAATTACGAAAAAGACGATTTCATCAAAATAAGAGAGTAA
- a CDS encoding PQQ-dependent sugar dehydrogenase has protein sequence MNKKFRIAGIIGALIVSAIILTSPSESPPLPLPTTEQKNESVKIIATGFQRPWAIAFAEDKILVTEKSGDIRIIESDVLLDEPLATFRVAKVFGGGLLGITAHPNFEQNRHLYVYYTYSENDSLWNKVIRITESDNKVSDVITILDKIPASQFYNGGVVKFGPDGKLYVATGLSTEFSHESQDLQSLGGKILRLNDDGTIPADNPFAGSPIFSLGHRDVQGMAWDANGALYVTELGPTKNDEINIVQAGQNYGWPEQECGGNEKFVDSITCYDPSIEPGGIVFYSGDKLEYKDSLIMATLRGSNLFKVNLNDDTTQKSILSGTGRIRDVSQGPDGYLYIITSNTDGKGFPDKTDDKLIRILK, from the coding sequence ATGAACAAAAAGTTCAGAATCGCCGGAATCATAGGCGCACTAATTGTATCTGCAATAATTCTCACGTCCCCCTCAGAGTCTCCTCCGTTGCCGCTGCCCACTACGGAACAGAAAAACGAGTCAGTCAAAATCATTGCAACCGGATTTCAAAGGCCGTGGGCAATTGCCTTTGCGGAAGACAAAATCCTTGTAACGGAAAAATCAGGGGACATAAGGATAATCGAATCCGACGTTTTACTGGACGAGCCGCTTGCCACATTTAGGGTGGCAAAGGTGTTTGGCGGCGGACTGCTTGGGATAACAGCACATCCGAATTTTGAGCAAAACCGCCACTTGTACGTCTATTACACATACTCTGAGAACGACTCGTTGTGGAACAAGGTAATACGAATTACCGAGTCTGACAACAAGGTATCTGATGTTATTACAATACTTGACAAAATCCCGGCATCCCAGTTCTATAACGGCGGTGTGGTAAAGTTTGGTCCAGACGGCAAGCTGTATGTGGCAACGGGACTGTCAACAGAGTTCTCACACGAATCCCAGGATCTCCAGTCGCTTGGAGGCAAGATCCTACGACTAAATGACGACGGCACCATCCCGGCAGACAACCCATTTGCGGGATCACCCATATTCTCGCTTGGACACAGGGATGTACAGGGGATGGCCTGGGATGCAAACGGGGCTCTGTACGTAACGGAATTGGGCCCGACAAAAAATGACGAAATCAACATTGTACAAGCAGGACAGAACTACGGCTGGCCCGAACAGGAATGTGGCGGAAATGAAAAGTTTGTGGACTCGATAACGTGCTATGATCCGAGTATAGAGCCTGGGGGAATTGTGTTTTATAGTGGGGACAAGCTAGAATACAAGGACAGCTTGATTATGGCAACTTTGCGCGGATCAAACCTATTCAAAGTTAACCTAAATGATGACACAACACAAAAAAGCATATTGAGTGGAACCGGGCGCATCAGGGATGTGAGTCAGGGCCCTGACGGATATCTTTACATTATCACATCAAACACCGATGGAAAGGGTTTTCCAGACAAGACCGATGACAAGCTTATCAGAATTCTGAAGTGA